The following proteins are encoded in a genomic region of Ornithodoros turicata isolate Travis chromosome 6, ASM3712646v1, whole genome shotgun sequence:
- the LOC135398509 gene encoding uncharacterized protein LOC135398509 has translation MAKVDTHLRKAIPLRKRVAVALYRLSSSAEDRTVANLFGVSRSFVNIVYREFCAQIVSKLEAQFVKLPADAELPEHLRRFEAVTGFPQGFAALDGCHIEVCPPKDQGSDYYNYKGWYSVILLAIADHTYKFSYVNVGSLGRNHDSAVLQRSRLPAVINGTLFNTFTVSLQGVDIGPVILCDQAFPLQQHLMKPYPDRATNTPQKQEFNARLSGARRVAENAFGRLKARFRILHKGLECDIDNCTTIIRACCILHNICEDLNDGVEQHWIEEYRHLPREMPQYHTSAATERRKAEHVLVMSLHSTSTA, from the coding sequence ATGGCCAAGGTCGACACACACTTAAGGAAAGCGATACCGCTTAGAAAGAGAGTAGCCGTTGCTCTGTATAGGCTGTCGTCATCTGCGGAGGACAGGACTGTCGCGAACTTGTTCGGGGTGAGCAGGTCTTTCGTCAACATTGTCTACAGGGAGTTCTGCGCACAAATTGTCAGTAAACTGGAAGCGCAGTTTGTCAAGCTTCCAGCAGACGCTGAGTTGCCAGAGCACCTGCGTCGGTTCGAAGCCGTAACAGGTTTTCCGCAAGGCTTTGCAGCTCTAGATGGCTGTCATATTGAGGTGTGCCCGCCGAAGGACCAGGGCTCAGACTACTACAATTATAAGGGATGGTACAGTGTGATTTTGCTTGCCATTGCTGACCATACCTACAAGTTCTCATATGTGAATGTGGGGTCCCTTGGAAGGAACCACGATTCAGCAGTACTTCAGAGGTCCAGGCTGCCTGCTGTAATCAACGGTACCCTCTTCAACACATTCACAGTGAGCTTGCAAGGTGTGGATATAGGCCCTGTCATATTGTGTGACCAGGCTTTTCCGCTGCAGCAACACCTAATGAAGCCGTATCCGGACAGGGCTACAAACACACCACAAAAGCAAGAGTTCAACGCCCGACTCTCTGGTGCAAGGCGAGTCGCGGAAAACGCATTTGGAAGGCTGAAAGCGAGATTCAGGATTCTACACAAAGGACTTGAGTGTGATATTGACAACTGTACCACCATCATCAGAGCCTGCTGCATCCTCCACAACATCTGTGAGGACCTCAACGACGGAGTTGAGCAACACTGGATTGAAGAGTACAGACATCTCCCAAGGGAGATGCCGCAATATCACACATCTGCTGCTACGGAAAGACGGAAAGCGGAGCACGTGCTCGTGATGTCCTTGCACAGCACCTCTACTGCATGA